A single Thermoanaerobacterium sp. RBIITD DNA region contains:
- a CDS encoding FMN-binding protein, with amino-acid sequence MRKALAIGIATTLVVVSLAGCASKTASGAFKDGTYKAEQPLFDSYGWKGQIEITINDGKISNVVYNEVDKNGKFKRDDKQYANKMKAENNVTPKEADEKLQKSLIDKQDTSKVDTVAGATETSKTFKELADQALKDAKK; translated from the coding sequence ATGAGAAAAGCATTAGCTATAGGGATTGCTACTACATTAGTTGTGGTTAGTTTAGCAGGCTGTGCTTCAAAGACAGCTTCCGGTGCTTTCAAAGATGGTACATACAAAGCTGAACAACCATTATTTGATTCATATGGCTGGAAGGGTCAAATCGAAATAACAATAAATGACGGCAAGATTTCAAATGTCGTATACAATGAAGTTGACAAAAATGGCAAATTTAAAAGAGATGACAAACAATATGCTAACAAAATGAAAGCTGAAAACAACGTTACACCAAAGGAAGCTGATGAAAAATTGCAGAAATCTTTAATTGATAAACAGGATACTTCAAAGGTTGATACTGTTGCTGGTGCAACAGAGACATCAAAGACATTTAAAGAGTTAGCAGACCAGGCTCTAAAGGATGCAAAGAAGTAA
- a CDS encoding ferritin-like domain-containing protein: MNKKELIINLNLDLTKEYAAMIQYIQHASMLHGPEYVEVIDKILEHAKDEHEHAVILTDLIQYLGGIPTVEVYPRQTSLDNREMLYQDLTYEYDALNSYNQRIAQSEQIGLYDVGQKIRNIALEEENHIIDLEKALGILKVDP; encoded by the coding sequence ATGAATAAAAAAGAATTAATAATTAATTTAAATTTGGACCTTACGAAAGAATATGCAGCTATGATACAGTATATACAACATGCCAGCATGTTACATGGACCTGAATATGTCGAAGTTATTGATAAAATATTAGAGCACGCTAAAGATGAACATGAACATGCTGTAATATTGACAGATCTAATACAATACCTTGGAGGTATCCCTACAGTCGAAGTCTATCCAAGACAAACATCTCTCGATAACCGTGAAATGCTGTACCAGGATCTAACATATGAATATGATGCTTTAAATAGTTATAATCAGAGAATAGCACAATCCGAACAAATTGGATTATACGATGTTGGGCAAAAAATAAGAAATATAGCATTGGAAGAAGAAAACCATATTATAGACCTTGAAAAAGCTCTTGGAATCCTAAAGGTTGATCCATAA
- the ilvN gene encoding acetolactate synthase small subunit — MRHVISVLVNNHSGVLSRVVGLFSRRGYNIESLAVGTTEQNDLSRITLTVEGDDYVITQIIRQLSKLYDVKKVQDVGAYENVSRELLLVKVEMNSNNRDDIMQIVETFRGKVIDISLNSLIIEITGDSEKVNAFIKLIKQFQVRELTRTGLISLERGNKILKEYEEEI; from the coding sequence ATCAGGCATGTTATATCAGTATTAGTAAATAATCATTCTGGGGTACTGTCAAGGGTTGTTGGCCTTTTTTCAAGAAGGGGCTACAACATAGAAAGCCTTGCAGTCGGTACTACCGAGCAGAACGACCTATCTCGGATTACTTTAACAGTCGAAGGCGACGATTATGTAATAACCCAGATCATAAGACAGCTTAGCAAATTGTATGATGTCAAAAAAGTTCAGGACGTCGGGGCATATGAAAATGTGTCGAGAGAACTTTTATTAGTAAAAGTAGAAATGAATTCCAATAACCGAGATGACATCATGCAGATAGTTGAAACCTTCAGGGGGAAAGTCATTGACATTTCGTTAAACTCGCTTATCATCGAAATCACTGGTGATAGTGAAAAGGTAAATGCATTTATCAAACTTATTAAGCAATTTCAAGTCAGAGAACTTACAAGAACAGGTCTTATTTCGCTCGAAAGAGGCAATAAAATTTTAAAAGAATATGAGGAGGAAATTTAA
- the ilvC gene encoding ketol-acid reductoisomerase, with protein sequence MAKMYYEEDADLNLLKGKKIAVIGFGSQGHAHALNLKDSGLDVVVGLYKGSKSAERAKEAGLTVLSVDDACEAADVIMVLIPDEKQSKVYKENIEKHLKPGNALAFAHGFNIHFHQIVPPEFVDVFMVAPKGPGHLVRRVFQEGQGVPDLVAVYQNYTGKAFELSLAYAKGIGGTRAGVIETTFKEETETDLFGEQAVLCGGITELMKAGFETLVDAGYQPQIAYFECIHEMKLIVDLIYEGGFGKMRYSISDTAEYGDYMTGKRLITEDTRKEMKKVLNEIQNGEFAKKWLLENQIGRPQFNAMREKEANQKLEKVGKELREMMSWLKKN encoded by the coding sequence ATGGCAAAAATGTATTATGAAGAGGATGCGGATTTAAATCTACTGAAAGGTAAGAAAATTGCGGTAATTGGCTTTGGTAGCCAAGGTCATGCTCACGCATTAAATCTTAAAGACTCTGGATTGGATGTAGTTGTAGGGCTTTACAAAGGAAGTAAATCTGCAGAAAGAGCAAAAGAAGCAGGTCTTACAGTATTAAGTGTTGATGATGCATGTGAGGCTGCAGATGTAATTATGGTTCTTATACCAGATGAGAAACAATCAAAAGTATACAAAGAAAATATAGAAAAACATTTAAAACCAGGCAATGCCTTGGCATTTGCACATGGATTTAACATCCATTTCCATCAGATCGTACCACCAGAATTTGTAGATGTATTTATGGTAGCACCAAAAGGGCCAGGACACCTTGTAAGAAGAGTATTTCAGGAAGGCCAAGGTGTTCCAGACTTAGTTGCAGTATATCAAAATTATACTGGAAAAGCTTTTGAACTTTCATTGGCATACGCTAAGGGAATCGGTGGAACGAGAGCAGGCGTTATAGAGACGACTTTTAAGGAAGAAACGGAAACAGACCTCTTTGGTGAGCAGGCAGTTTTATGTGGTGGTATAACAGAGCTTATGAAGGCTGGTTTTGAAACACTTGTAGATGCTGGATATCAGCCACAAATAGCTTATTTTGAATGTATCCATGAGATGAAGCTTATAGTTGACCTCATCTATGAAGGCGGTTTTGGAAAAATGAGATATTCTATTTCAGATACAGCTGAATATGGGGATTATATGACGGGAAAGAGACTCATAACAGAAGATACAAGGAAAGAAATGAAAAAAGTACTTAATGAGATCCAGAATGGAGAATTTGCAAAGAAGTGGCTATTAGAAAATCAAATTGGCAGACCACAATTTAATGCCATGAGAGAAAAAGAAGCAAATCAAAAACTTGAGAAAGTCGGCAAAGAGCTCCGCGAAATGATGTCATGGCTTAAAAAGAACTAA
- a CDS encoding 2-isopropylmalate synthase, which produces MGDKKVIVFDTTLRDGEQTPGVSFNKDDKYRIAKQLVALGVDVIEAGFPAASNGDFEAVKNISDNIEGVTVAGLSRCVKDDINKTYNAIKGAKRSRIHLFIATSDIHLKYKLKISRDEALKMASECVKYAKGKFDEIQFSAEDASRTDWDFLVKIFSEVIDSGATIINIPDTVGYAVPKEFGSLVNYVKNNVPNIDNVIISAHCHNDLGMAVVNSLAALENGATQVEVTVCGIGERAGNASLEEVIMAINTRKDYFDLYHSINTKEIYKTCKLVSELSGIAIQPNKAIVGANAFRHEAGIHQHGVINNKATYEIMKPEDIGILTDHIAMGKLSGRNAFELKLEEMGYHLSHEEINEAFHKFKDYADNKKIINDEDIKSIVDDVILNYRNLKEGEFWA; this is translated from the coding sequence ATGGGGGATAAGAAGGTCATTGTATTTGATACCACATTAAGAGATGGCGAACAGACACCGGGTGTCAGTTTTAATAAAGATGATAAATATAGGATAGCAAAGCAGCTTGTCGCTCTCGGCGTTGATGTAATTGAAGCAGGTTTTCCTGCCGCATCAAATGGCGATTTTGAAGCAGTCAAGAATATATCCGACAATATAGAAGGTGTAACAGTAGCGGGTTTATCCCGCTGCGTTAAAGATGATATAAATAAGACATATAATGCGATAAAAGGTGCAAAAAGATCGAGGATACACCTATTTATAGCAACGTCTGACATTCACCTTAAATACAAGCTGAAAATATCGAGAGATGAAGCATTAAAGATGGCATCCGAATGCGTAAAATATGCAAAGGGAAAATTTGATGAGATACAATTTTCTGCGGAGGATGCATCTAGAACTGACTGGGATTTCCTCGTTAAAATATTTAGCGAAGTGATTGATTCAGGCGCTACCATCATTAATATACCTGATACAGTAGGATATGCGGTTCCAAAAGAATTTGGCAGCTTAGTAAACTATGTTAAAAACAATGTACCAAATATTGATAATGTGATAATAAGCGCACATTGCCATAATGACCTTGGAATGGCTGTAGTTAACTCCCTTGCGGCATTAGAAAACGGTGCTACTCAGGTTGAGGTTACTGTATGTGGAATAGGTGAAAGGGCTGGAAATGCATCTTTGGAAGAGGTAATAATGGCAATAAACACGAGAAAAGATTATTTTGATTTGTACCACAGTATAAACACTAAAGAGATATACAAAACATGTAAACTTGTCAGTGAGCTATCTGGCATTGCAATTCAGCCAAATAAAGCTATTGTGGGTGCTAATGCTTTTAGACATGAAGCTGGAATACATCAACATGGTGTAATAAATAATAAAGCGACGTACGAGATTATGAAGCCTGAAGATATAGGTATTTTAACAGATCATATAGCTATGGGAAAATTATCAGGGAGAAATGCTTTTGAACTTAAATTGGAAGAGATGGGTTATCATCTATCACATGAGGAGATTAACGAAGCTTTTCATAAATTCAAAGACTATGCGGATAATAAAAAAATTATAAATGACGAAGATATTAAATCGATTGTTGACGATGTTATCTTAAATTATAGAAATCTCAAGGAGGGAGAGTTTTGGGCTTAA
- the leuC gene encoding 3-isopropylmalate dehydratase large subunit: MGLTLTQKILSNKAGYEVRAGELIEIDVDMVLGNDVTSPVAINEFLKIGAKRVFDKNKIALVPDHFVPNKDIKSAEQVNTVRKFAREYGIVNFFEVGKMGIEHALLPEKGLVLPGDVVIGADSHTCTYGAISCFSTGVGSTDMACAMATGKAWFKVPEAIKFNLKGKLDKWVSGKDVILYIIGMIGVDGALYKSMEFTGDISSLSIDDRFTIANMAIEAGAKNGIFDYDEITEEYVKGRALREYKIFKADENAEYSMVYDIDLSKIEPQVAFPHLPENTKPIDEVKDIKIDQVVIGSCTNGRMKDMEITYEILKGKKVHPDVRLIIFPATQDIYLECIKRGYIEEFIKAGAAVSTPTCGPCLGGHMGILAKGERALSTTNRNFVGRMGHTESEVYLASPAVAAASAIKGYIVSPKEVV, translated from the coding sequence TTGGGCTTAACACTCACACAGAAAATACTTTCAAATAAGGCAGGATATGAAGTTAGAGCTGGTGAACTCATTGAGATAGATGTAGACATGGTTCTTGGGAACGATGTTACATCGCCTGTTGCTATAAATGAGTTTTTAAAAATCGGTGCTAAGAGGGTCTTTGATAAAAATAAGATCGCACTTGTACCAGATCATTTTGTCCCAAATAAAGACATAAAATCAGCTGAGCAGGTTAATACTGTACGCAAATTTGCGAGAGAATATGGCATTGTAAATTTCTTTGAAGTAGGGAAAATGGGGATTGAGCATGCACTTTTACCTGAAAAAGGTTTGGTTTTGCCTGGTGATGTCGTCATAGGTGCAGATTCACATACATGTACCTATGGCGCAATTTCCTGTTTTTCAACAGGCGTAGGAAGCACCGATATGGCTTGTGCAATGGCGACTGGAAAAGCATGGTTTAAAGTACCGGAAGCTATTAAGTTCAATTTAAAAGGCAAATTAGATAAATGGGTAAGCGGAAAAGACGTAATTTTGTATATTATTGGTATGATAGGCGTTGATGGTGCGCTTTACAAATCGATGGAGTTTACAGGTGATATAAGTTCTTTATCGATAGATGACAGATTTACAATTGCAAATATGGCGATTGAAGCAGGGGCAAAAAACGGTATTTTTGATTATGACGAAATTACCGAAGAATATGTTAAAGGGAGAGCATTAAGAGAATATAAAATATTTAAGGCAGATGAGAATGCAGAATATAGCATGGTTTATGATATTGATTTATCAAAGATAGAACCGCAAGTGGCATTTCCGCATCTTCCTGAAAATACAAAACCGATTGATGAAGTTAAAGATATAAAAATAGATCAAGTTGTAATAGGTTCATGTACAAATGGTCGCATGAAGGATATGGAGATAACATATGAAATTTTAAAGGGGAAAAAGGTGCATCCGGATGTAAGGTTAATTATTTTCCCTGCAACGCAGGATATATACCTTGAATGCATAAAAAGAGGTTATATAGAAGAATTTATTAAAGCCGGTGCAGCCGTATCTACACCAACATGTGGGCCATGTCTTGGCGGCCATATGGGAATACTTGCAAAAGGTGAAAGAGCATTATCTACGACAAATAGAAACTTTGTTGGCAGAATGGGCCATACAGAGAGCGAAGTATACCTTGCAAGTCCTGCAGTTGCTGCGGCATCTGCAATTAAAGGGTATATAGTTAGCCCTAAGGAGGTAGTGTAA
- the leuD gene encoding 3-isopropylmalate dehydratase small subunit — protein sequence MEGKAIKYGDNVDTDVIIPARFLNTSDPKELASHCMEDIDKDFKNKVKSGDIMIVGYNFGCGSSREHAPISIKESGISCVIAKSFARIFYRNAINIGLPILECPDAASVIDEGDIVSVNTETGIIKDITKGIEFKSQPFPQFIKKIIECGGLINYVKEKVT from the coding sequence ATGGAAGGCAAAGCAATAAAATATGGTGATAATGTTGATACAGATGTAATAATACCTGCGAGGTTTTTAAATACTTCCGATCCAAAAGAACTCGCATCTCATTGCATGGAGGATATTGACAAGGACTTTAAGAATAAAGTTAAATCCGGAGATATAATGATTGTGGGTTATAATTTTGGCTGTGGTTCTTCAAGGGAACATGCACCGATATCGATAAAAGAATCCGGAATATCTTGTGTAATAGCTAAATCCTTTGCAAGAATATTTTACAGAAACGCTATAAATATTGGGCTGCCTATTTTAGAATGTCCAGATGCTGCATCAGTAATAGATGAAGGTGACATTGTTTCAGTTAACACAGAAACAGGTATAATAAAAGATATAACAAAAGGTATCGAATTTAAATCACAGCCATTTCCGCAATTTATAAAAAAGATTATTGAATGTGGCGGGCTTATTAATTATGTCAAAGAAAAGGTGACATAG
- the leuB gene encoding 3-isopropylmalate dehydrogenase, whose amino-acid sequence MYRITVLPGDGIGPEVIDEALKVLNVISNKYNVKFDTKKYLFGGIAIDKYNTPYPKETEEACLNSDAVLLGAVGGPKWDMLDGDKRPEAGLLALRKSLGVYANLRPATLFSPLRGSSPLKDELLKDGLDVLVVRELTGGIYFGPRGTEKTEYGYKAYDTEVYDTKEIERIAYIAFEIAKKRKKKVTSVDKANILDSSRLWRKVVNNVSQKYPDIELNHLYIDNCSMQLIKDPSQFDVILTSNMFGDILSDEASQLTGSIGMLPSASLRGDKVGLYEPVHGSAPDIAGTKKANPLATILSLAMMLEYSFDMVDAAKDIRQAVNNILEDGYRTADLGKGKILNTQEMGDIVVKYLKE is encoded by the coding sequence ATGTATAGGATAACTGTATTACCAGGTGATGGAATAGGTCCTGAAGTTATAGATGAAGCATTAAAAGTATTAAATGTAATATCAAATAAATATAATGTTAAATTCGATACTAAAAAATATCTTTTTGGTGGTATTGCAATAGATAAATATAATACACCATATCCTAAGGAAACTGAAGAGGCATGTTTGAATAGTGATGCAGTATTACTTGGGGCTGTTGGAGGGCCTAAATGGGATATGTTGGACGGCGATAAAAGACCTGAAGCGGGTTTATTGGCATTAAGAAAAAGCCTTGGAGTATATGCAAATCTAAGGCCTGCCACGCTTTTTAGTCCCTTGAGGGGTTCTTCACCTTTAAAAGATGAATTATTAAAAGATGGACTTGATGTACTTGTAGTAAGAGAATTGACGGGCGGTATATATTTTGGACCGAGAGGTACAGAGAAAACAGAATATGGTTACAAAGCATATGATACAGAGGTATATGATACAAAGGAAATAGAGAGGATAGCATATATCGCTTTTGAGATAGCTAAGAAGAGAAAGAAAAAGGTAACATCTGTTGATAAGGCAAATATATTGGATTCATCGAGGCTTTGGAGGAAGGTAGTAAATAATGTAAGCCAAAAGTATCCAGATATAGAATTAAATCATCTCTATATAGACAATTGTTCGATGCAGCTTATAAAAGACCCTTCACAATTTGACGTGATACTTACATCAAATATGTTTGGAGATATATTAAGTGATGAAGCATCACAGCTTACAGGATCCATAGGTATGCTACCATCTGCAAGTCTAAGAGGCGATAAAGTCGGATTATATGAACCTGTACACGGTTCTGCACCAGATATAGCAGGGACAAAAAAAGCTAATCCCCTTGCGACTATTTTGTCATTGGCGATGATGCTTGAATATTCTTTTGATATGGTAGATGCTGCAAAAGACATTAGGCAGGCAGTAAATAATATTTTGGAGGATGGGTATAGAACGGCGGACCTTGGTAAGGGAAAGATACTTAATACACAAGAGATGGGTGATATTGTTGTTAAATACTTAAAGGAGTGA
- the ilvD gene encoding dihydroxy-acid dehydratase, translated as MLSDNIKKGPEKAPHRSLLYALGFTDEEIERPIIGIANSKSEIIPGHMNLDKIAEAVKAGVRMAGGTPVEFSTIGVCDGIAMNHKGMKYSLASRELIADSVETMAMAHGFDGLVLIPNCDKIVPGMLMAAARLNIPSIIISGGSMLAGTYKGNPYDLSSMFEAVGSLKAGKITEEELHDMEMAACPTCGSCSGMYTANTMNCLSEVLGLGLPGNGTIPAVYSERIRLAKYAGIKVMDLLKKDIKPKDILTKDAFINAFCADMALGGSTNTVLHLKAIAHEAGVEIPLEEINVISSKVPNLCKLSPAGKYHIEDLYHAGGISALLNELSKLSILNTECITVTGKTLGENIKNAVIKNYDVIHSIENPYSKTGGLAILYGNIAKDGSVVKASAVSNEMLQHSGPARVFDSEDEAIKAIYEGKIEKGDVVVIRYEGPKGGPGMREMLSPTSALAGMGLDKDVALITDGRFSGATRGACIGHVSPEAMEGGEIALIKDGDIIDIDIPGRKLNLRISDDELKERLKNFKKPEPKIKTGYMARYANEVTSASTGAVFAEVK; from the coding sequence ATGCTAAGTGATAACATTAAAAAGGGACCTGAAAAAGCACCACATAGGTCATTATTATATGCACTCGGTTTTACAGATGAAGAAATAGAAAGGCCTATTATCGGTATTGCCAACTCAAAAAGCGAAATCATTCCAGGCCATATGAATCTTGACAAAATAGCAGAAGCCGTAAAGGCGGGTGTAAGAATGGCTGGTGGTACACCTGTAGAGTTTTCTACAATTGGTGTTTGTGACGGTATTGCTATGAATCATAAGGGAATGAAGTATTCACTTGCATCAAGAGAGTTAATAGCAGACAGCGTAGAAACAATGGCAATGGCACACGGTTTTGATGGCCTCGTTCTCATACCAAACTGCGATAAAATTGTTCCTGGTATGCTTATGGCTGCTGCAAGGCTTAATATACCATCAATAATTATTAGCGGGGGGTCAATGCTTGCTGGTACATACAAAGGAAATCCATATGATTTAAGTTCAATGTTTGAAGCAGTTGGTTCCTTAAAAGCTGGGAAAATAACCGAAGAGGAATTGCACGACATGGAGATGGCGGCATGTCCAACATGTGGCTCATGTTCCGGAATGTATACTGCAAATACAATGAATTGCCTTTCAGAAGTCTTAGGGCTTGGTTTACCTGGAAATGGAACAATACCTGCGGTATATTCTGAGAGAATTAGGCTTGCAAAATATGCCGGTATCAAGGTCATGGATCTTTTAAAAAAAGATATTAAGCCGAAAGATATATTGACAAAAGATGCTTTTATAAATGCATTTTGTGCAGATATGGCACTTGGAGGTTCTACAAATACGGTTTTGCACTTAAAAGCGATAGCACATGAAGCAGGTGTTGAGATTCCGTTGGAAGAGATAAATGTTATTAGTTCAAAAGTTCCGAATCTTTGCAAATTGAGTCCGGCTGGTAAATATCATATTGAAGACCTGTACCATGCTGGTGGTATATCAGCTCTGTTAAATGAATTGTCAAAATTAAGTATCCTAAATACAGAGTGCATAACAGTTACTGGAAAAACTCTCGGCGAAAATATAAAAAATGCCGTTATTAAAAACTATGATGTTATACATTCCATTGAAAATCCTTATAGCAAAACGGGTGGTCTTGCAATATTATATGGTAATATCGCTAAAGATGGCTCTGTTGTAAAAGCATCAGCAGTATCAAACGAGATGCTCCAACATTCTGGTCCTGCAAGAGTTTTTGACTCTGAGGATGAGGCGATTAAAGCGATATATGAGGGAAAAATAGAAAAAGGCGATGTCGTCGTTATAAGATATGAAGGGCCAAAAGGCGGTCCTGGGATGAGAGAGATGCTAAGCCCTACATCGGCACTTGCTGGCATGGGCCTTGATAAAGATGTAGCATTAATAACAGACGGAAGATTCTCCGGTGCGACAAGAGGTGCCTGCATTGGTCATGTATCACCGGAAGCTATGGAAGGTGGAGAAATAGCCCTTATAAAAGATGGGGACATCATAGACATTGATATACCTGGAAGAAAGCTAAATTTAAGAATAAGTGACGATGAACTTAAAGAAAGGTTGAAAAATTTCAAAAAACCGGAGCCAAAGATAAAAACAGGTTATATGGCGAGATATGCCAATGAAGTCACGTCGGCAAGTACAGGTGCAGTTTTTGCGGAAGTTAAATAG
- the ilvB gene encoding biosynthetic-type acetolactate synthase large subunit yields MILKGAQVIIEVLKEQGVDTLFGIPGGSVIPLYDALYDSDLNHILATHEQMAAHMADGYARVTGRVGVCIATSGPGATNLVTGIANAYMDSIPIVAITGQVATNLIGKDSFQEVDIAGITMPVTKHNFIVKSPDKLADTLREAFYIAQEGRPGPVLVDIPKDIQTANINYIKRKDFYVEEKKHSVNEEDLNKAIELIKLSKRPVIFAGGGVIWSEASKSLYDFAKKAMIPVASSLMGLGCFPEDDELSLGLIGMHGSRYANMAVYKSDLIIAIGSRFSDRVAGKAGGLAPDAKVIHIDIDPAEIGKNIDVDVPLVGDTKEVLVLINDRIENINHNEWMQELLTIKEKNVFRYKDDGKLKPQWIIEKIQEIGKDNLIMATEVGQNQMWTAQYFKFKEPRTFVTSGGLGTMGFGLPAAIGAQVGNPKKRVVNIAGDGSIRMNIHAFETAAIYNIPVITIILNNQTLGMVRQWQKLLFNKRYSETDLNPNLDFSKVAEALGVAAKRISTKEEFEGAFAEAITYNRPYVLECMIDKDEMVLPFIPAGGTVEDTIG; encoded by the coding sequence ATGATTTTAAAAGGTGCACAGGTTATCATTGAAGTATTAAAAGAGCAAGGTGTCGATACACTGTTCGGTATTCCCGGTGGCTCAGTTATTCCACTTTACGATGCATTATATGATTCAGACTTAAATCATATCCTTGCTACACATGAGCAAATGGCTGCACACATGGCAGATGGATATGCAAGAGTAACGGGAAGAGTCGGTGTGTGTATAGCTACATCAGGACCTGGAGCAACAAACTTAGTCACTGGTATTGCAAATGCTTATATGGATTCAATTCCTATTGTTGCAATAACAGGTCAGGTTGCAACAAATCTAATAGGGAAGGATTCCTTCCAGGAAGTTGACATTGCCGGTATTACGATGCCTGTGACAAAGCATAATTTTATAGTAAAATCTCCAGATAAATTAGCTGACACATTAAGAGAAGCATTTTACATTGCACAAGAAGGAAGGCCAGGACCTGTTTTAGTTGATATACCAAAGGATATCCAGACAGCAAATATCAATTATATCAAGCGAAAAGATTTTTATGTAGAGGAAAAAAAGCATAGTGTTAATGAAGAGGATTTAAATAAAGCGATTGAACTAATTAAATTGAGCAAAAGGCCTGTAATATTTGCGGGTGGCGGTGTAATATGGAGTGAGGCATCAAAAAGCCTTTATGATTTTGCTAAAAAAGCTATGATTCCGGTTGCCAGTTCCCTTATGGGACTCGGATGTTTTCCTGAAGATGACGAACTTTCACTTGGACTTATAGGGATGCATGGAAGCCGTTATGCAAATATGGCGGTTTATAAATCAGACCTTATTATAGCAATAGGTTCGAGATTCAGTGATAGAGTTGCTGGAAAAGCAGGAGGTTTAGCACCTGATGCAAAAGTTATTCATATTGATATAGATCCAGCTGAGATAGGAAAAAACATCGATGTTGATGTTCCACTTGTTGGTGATACAAAAGAAGTATTAGTACTTATTAATGATAGGATCGAAAATATAAACCATAATGAATGGATGCAAGAACTTTTGACTATAAAAGAAAAAAATGTATTTAGATATAAGGATGACGGTAAATTAAAGCCTCAATGGATTATTGAGAAGATACAAGAAATCGGAAAAGATAATCTTATAATGGCGACAGAAGTTGGTCAGAATCAGATGTGGACAGCACAATATTTCAAATTTAAAGAGCCAAGGACATTTGTGACATCGGGCGGACTTGGCACGATGGGATTTGGACTTCCGGCTGCAATAGGTGCACAAGTAGGAAATCCTAAGAAGCGCGTTGTCAATATTGCTGGCGATGGCAGCATCAGAATGAATATTCACGCTTTTGAGACTGCGGCTATATACAATATACCAGTGATTACAATTATTCTTAATAATCAGACACTAGGAATGGTAAGACAATGGCAAAAACTCCTTTTTAATAAAAGATATTCAGAGACAGATTTGAATCCAAATCTTGATTTTTCAAAAGTAGCTGAAGCATTAGGAGTAGCCGCAAAAAGAATTTCTACAAAAGAAGAGTTTGAAGGTGCTTTTGCAGAAGCTATAACATATAATAGACCATATGTTTTAGAATGTATGATAGACAAAGATGAGATGGTGCTGCCGTTTATTCCAGCTGGTGGTACAGTTGAAGATACGATAGGGTAG